atttgacgtccaaaagggcgtgaacctttgctttcaggccaagggtggaatcatttccgaaaaGCCTGGGTTTGTACACCGTTCATGTGCCGCCGTAGTTTAAGTATACCAtgcgtggcaaaatggtgctatgcaGAACCGGTGCCGAGGCAGCTGTGGTATATCACGATCCATAGATACAAGAGTGAGCAAGGACTATGGAGATATTTACGGCCAAACAGACGTacaactgtcgagcaactgaccacccagatgaaccaaggggctgccaattgtatgtcctcaacgaccattcagcataTGAGCCTCCACTGCAGGCGCTTAGTTCATCCACTCATTCTGATGAGTTTCGTCGACAACGAACGCTGGAATGTGCGCCCCAAACACGCAGTTGGACGTCAACTGGGTGGCGATAGTTGGTTCTTCCAggtaaatcacgttttatgctccatcagacaggtaGCCTTCTCGTGTATGGCCCCGCAACAATTGTGGAAAGGATCCAGGTGTGAGGAGGCAGCggtatgatctggggaatgtttttatggcaatccctgggtgatctcatcactctgtaaggtacagtggatcaacacaaatatgattGTATGCTGTAGGACtatgtccaccactacatgcagtttattttttcctCTGCACGATAGCATCTATCAAAAAGACAatgaaacgtgtcacacagctcgcagcgtacgtgcaccagtatgagtttacattacaccccttgtaacctccccacaaaaatgtaaaactaaatattttaaatgtcaatggacatagagccaagtgtaacctcccaagtgaaattttatgaaactattattaaatatgaatggaatctcaatgacaatcaaaacgcaaatagaccgaaatgtcgatctttaggccctgattaaactcaaattcttacctcagtaatattgCATCTGcttttatttttcgccatagcttggaggaaatgcatcgcaaatattttttttttaatttaagagaaacttttctttaaggaaatgcaagagaaatattatttcaaaaagtattgtttgttaaaatggttggtttaacaacaaaattattattggggctattcttgaacaaattaattacacttaagatccattacattatcagatgagcgcaatgctgcttcattacctcttatttaacaatatacctcgtcctgaatcccgaccagagccatgtcgacgcccgccgactcctcacacacaacactactgactcgcaactgcaactaccgactccctacttgcaactgcactgaactctcgcgcgctattactctctcgcaactgctgactacatgctctctggtcagagattctgcggctcgccatcgctgcctatgaaacgtacgcgtttcacccTATTCATCGAACTTCCCGGAGCTGTTGCCAACAACTCACCCTACTCTTTACTTTAAAAAAGTATGCTGCTCTCGTTATATCATATTCTGATGGTGCTGGTATTATCCTGTATTCATGTGAGCACAAATCCTTACGTTCTATCCATTCTACTTCAATGACTCCTCTTGCATTTCCTCTTtcagattttcaaaatttttagtacTCTCAAATTCGAAGAAATTGCCCTTCATTGGATTTCAATTTTTTCTAATGATCACATGCATCTTAGCAATAACCGCCTGTACATCTGAATGAGGACTAAAACTGATTTTCTTTATCAGTAATGAGATCAGGGTTCGTCCAGTGAAAGCGAGACAGTTGACCTCCGGTGGTTACAGTGTCGCTTAGTTCAGAGACTTCTTCAAGACgaatcttcgtatatccataattgaaacgggcgacttgggacgtcagctagtctaatatatgttaaaaaacgacgaaattcctccaggtgtgttaaggtgttggttttattggcaactagtttcgatgttgttacaacatcatcctcaggcccatacttgttgacagcaaccctATGTGTCTaatactagtagtcagtggtgagataggcgtgttactacctgccttccgcatggaacacgcctgtctcaccactgactactagtattAGACACGTACGGTTGCTATCAACAAGTATGGGCGTGAAGATGATGTTGTaataacatcgaaactagttgccaataaaaccaacaccttaacacACCTGGAGGAATTTCGTCGTTTTTTAACATATCTTCAAGACGAGGTGGGTGTGAGTGAGAGTGGTGTTGTGCCTCACTGAACCGTTGCTAGCCTTCACTCCAGAGTGCCTGTTTATATACTAATCAGGCATTTCTACGTGCACACAAATTGTAGAAACCTATGCAATGTTTTTAAATAGGCGGCAGTAAACATCCTTCCTCTTGTCTTCTATAAGCTTTTCTTTTCTCATCTATTAAGTACTTCTTTTTAATCACATCACTCTTCAATACTCTACTGTTGAGTCCTGATCTCGACAGCTGACACATGTGACTCCATATTTTGTATGAAGACATTTCTTTTTGATGTTCGGATGATATGCTGTGACCAAATTACGTCAATAAATAAGAACTTTTGAACAGCAATTGAACAGTTATCTGCCGACCTATTCGACAGTGGTGTATGTCTCCTCAAGTATCAACAATAAGTACTCGAATTCGTTTCTGGTTACAACTCATTGAAGGTTGGGACACATGTCCAGCTTGTAGTGTGTTATAAGAAGAACCTGGATATCAAACTTACGTGAAAGTAACATAGTTATTGAATTCGAACAAACATACAGGAGGGAGAAGGGAACGGGTAGTACTTCATCAGATTTTTTGCGTTCTTGCACGCaaggaaagtaaatgaagaaatgttaAGTATCTTTGTACACAGCAGTTTATTTAAATATCACAGCAAGTAGTCCAAAATGTTGTAGCTCAAATCTTCGGTATACACTTTTGCAGTTTGTCAAGATATTCGTGACAGTTCAGAGGATCAGGCCATTGCGGGCCTTAGCCTCCAGGTGGGCGACGGCGTCGGCCACCTTGCCAGCAGCCACCTCAGGGGTGTCCAGGGGCACGCCGTTAGGGCCGATCACGATGTTGGCCGGTCCGTACGCGGCGTACCCAGGGTGGACGGCGGAGTAGGCCACGGCGGGAGCGGCAGCAGCATAGCGGAGGGCCGGGGCGGCGATGGCGTGGGCGGCGATGGTCCTGGCGTCGATgacagcgggggcggcggcggagaTGGCGGGGGCAACTATGGCGGCGCTGTTCACGATGGCGTCGCGCACGCGCGTCTCAGCCACGGCGTTCAGGTGGGCTGCCTTGGAGGCGGCCACCTCAGGGGTGTCCAGGGGGATGCCGTCGGCTCCGAGGACGATGTTGGCAGGGCCGTAGGCGGCGTATCCGCCGTGGATGGGGGCGGCGACGACTGCGGGGGCAGCGCTGTAGGCCAGTGCAGGAGCAGCACCGTAGGCcagtgcgggggcggcggcgatagcgggggcggcggcgatggCGCGAGCTGCTCCCAGGTAGCCGGGCTTAGCGAGGGCCACGGCCATGACGGCGCTCAGGACGACCTGATGAACAACAAGAATGCAGCTGACAATACTGAGGAACTCCTCattgcgcgggattagcagagcggtctaaggcgctgcagtcatggactgagcggctggtcgtggaagaggttcgagtcctccctcaagcatgggtgtttgtgtttgtccttaggattatttaggttaagtagagtgtaagcttagggactgatgaccttagcagttaagtcccatcagatttcacacacatttgaactcctCATTTTTGAATGCCGTTTCGAAGTTCTGCTGACAGCTCAaacataatctgccaggaagtttcagctcagaCATAATTTCTATATACACTCTTCtatccggtggccgagcggttctaggcgcttcagaccggaaccgcgcgactgctacggccgcaggttcgaatcctgcctcgggaatggatgtgtgtgatgtccttaggttacttaggtttaagtagttctaagttcaaggggactggtgacctcagatgttaagtccaatagtgcttagaggcacTTGAACATTCTTCTATCTCAAACTTGTTCCAGTCCAAATGATCTTGACACGTTAGTATCTGGCTGGTAGATTTCTTATGATTTAATCGTAATTGGGTTGGTATTCATTGGTAAGAGCAGATATGCTCACTTAATTGCTACTTTTTTTCTGCATTTCAAGATCCACATCTGAAGATTCCAGAATAAAGCAGCAATCAGTAATTCCTCATGACACACGTGTTCATGTCACAGTATAATCCTCCATTTGAGGCCTGAACTCAGTTTTAGCTAAACTGCGAATTACTCAGTAGCATGTACAGCTTTATAAACGCATTAAGATTAGATTCCTTGGAGTCTCATGTGCTAGGCGTATCTTTAGGTCCAATTTTGACTTGATCATCAAATATCTAAGCTTTTGTTCCATCATTATTAATCCCACTGTGGGATTAATTGTTTATGTTTATATAGCAAAAACACTGCTACTGTAATGTCTTTTAAGCAGCGCTATATATCTGGACTCTTAGACTTTTTTGGAGCCAAAAGGAATATTTTAGCACTGTAATCATCAGAGATCTTCACACCTTGTGGGGGCAGTTgttgttgtaatgttgatgcacgCAAGTCACAGTGTGGCTGTCTTTCCCCTCAGAAATTCCTATCGGTGCCAGCCACCGTGGAAAAGTTTCCCCTGGAGAATTGCTGAAATAGTGAGTTCTTTGCCTGCAGCGTGTTAGCAAAAATGAAGTTTTTGGCGTAAGGATAAGGCGTATAACAAAGGACTGATAACTATATACATTAAAGTGTAGTGGTCTGACGAAACAGCAAACTTGTATATTACGAATTAGTTTGCTCACATTTATGAACTGAACGTAAATACTTCTGGTGGCGGTTGAATCGTCCTCACAGTGCAAAGACCAACAGTGAGACCTCTCCTTAAGGACGAAGACGTCATTTGTTTCATTGGTTTACGTCTGTTGTCGTTTTATTATCGGACTCAGCTTGCTTTGTTGGCGCCTGTTCAGTCGACTACTCTACTCTGGGCAACGACTTGCTTTCCAAGATTTGTACAGTATTGTTACGCTGTTGGGTGAACTCTGTGTTACATCCCCTAGTTCATTGCGCCATGTATTCGTGCAATAAAGCGTGGTTGTGAGATGTTTTAAAAGTATAAAAGTAACAAGGACTGTCTTTGAAGTAGATGGTATACAACTGCAAACGCGATAAAAAGTCTGAAAGTTAGAGagtatttctttctcttttttttctaaaaGGGGTTCCTTCCAATCTTTGTACCAGCGTCAGAATGACAGGTATCTACGGGACAGAAATTCAAGTGAAAGTGCTAAACACAGAAAATTCCCCAGGATGTAATAGGATACCTATGGGGTTCTAAGCAAAGTTTACCAAAGAACTTGCTcctttctagcagcagtgtactgtaggttTCTCGAGGACCGATACGTTCCAAGTAATAGGAAgagagcgcaggtcattcccgtttcaaGATGGTGCAGGCCTATATTGCTGATGTCTGTGTCTTGCAGGATTGCGAAACATGTTGTCTGCTCGCGTATTATGACACTTATGGGGACCGAATGTCTTcgtaaaaatcaatatggattctggAAACAACGGTTGTGTGAAAATCAGCTCGctatgttcgtccacgagactcacaaagCAGTACATATCGGTGCCCAGGTTGATACCGATGGCCGAGAATTCCGGATGGCAGTTTGACATAGTTCTGCACTGCcgcataatgaacaaaatacgatcgTACGGAATATCATTCCAGCTGTTCGACTGATTGAAGAATTCGCGGTAAAGATAACACGGGACGTCATGCAAAAATAACTCCGAGCGTAGACTGATGGAGTTTTGTAGGCCGCTACTTTTCACAAGATATGTGTACAACCaaatggataacatcggaagttctatGAGGGTGCTGTTGCATCGCTAGGAAACTGTAACGAAATAAAAAAGTCCTGCAAAGGATCGGGGACAGGCGGCTGACAACACGAAGTAATTTGACGTACTGCGCATAAACTGACATAAAGATCGATAGTTGCATGATTACATGACTGCAGAACAATCAGCGAAAGCAGTAACATTCATTGAATACCTAGTAGTATGCGTACAGAGTGACGAAAAGTGGAACTTTGACAAACTGCAAGTAAGGCATATGCCAGaccgagatttattggaagaatcgccAGGATGTGTAGTCCACCAACACCACCCACAGATGAGGTAGCTTGCAAAACCCtccttcgaccgatacttgagtacTGTTCGTCAGACTGGGATTCCTGCCAGATAGAGCTGATAGAGGAACTAGACAAAAAACCAACGAAGAACAGCGAGTTTCGCAACAAGTGCatgtagtaagcgcgaaagcgtatCAAAAATCCTCCAGTGGCAGAAGGTACAAGAGAGAAGTTCTACTTCAAGGTGTGGTTTACTCTGGAAGTCGCAGGAACAAGCAACTaatatattgctccgtcctacatTATCTCGAGAAGAGACCTTAAACGCTAAACTAGAGAGATCCGGACACACAAAGATGTTTACCAACAGCTGTTCTTTCTGCGGATCTGGAACAAGAAAGGGCGTAAGTTACAGCTTTACGAAAAGGACCCTCTGCCATCgataaggtggtttgcggagtgtagatgtagaggcagatTTAGATGTGGGTGAAGTTCCATCCGACCACCTAAGCTATTGACACTTGCTGGAAGAAGTATGCTATGCGTGCGCCTCAGATAGCGATGGAGGGGGCGTGTCCACTCACCAGGAccttcatgctgctgctggtggtggtggaggtggtgcggCTGCTGAACTGTACCGGCGTGGTCAGCGCGCCCCGTATATATACGGAGAGGCGCGGCGGCCGTGAGAGGCGTCCTTGGGGGGGGGGGCTACCGCCTGCCCGCGCGCTGACGCCTCGGCTGCGGACTTCGGCCAGACCGCCGGCCCGGGTCGGCCCGCCGGCTCGTCATTACGAGCAAGGGCGCCGGGGGCACCGAAAGCTCGGCCGCGCCGCCTCCGGTCAGCCAGGAAAGCCGAGCTGCAACACCTGCTGAGCAGCACAGAATATGCGGCCAGGAAATATACCTGCAGCAGACTCTAACCCGTA
This genomic interval from Schistocerca cancellata isolate TAMUIC-IGC-003103 chromosome 3, iqSchCanc2.1, whole genome shotgun sequence contains the following:
- the LOC126177047 gene encoding cuticle protein 18.7-like; its protein translation is MKVLVVLSAVMAVALAKPGYLGAARAIAAAPAIAAAPALAYGAAPALAYSAAPAVVAAPIHGGYAAYGPANIVLGADGIPLDTPEVAASKAAHLNAVAETRVRDAIVNSAAIVAPAISAAAPAVIDARTIAAHAIAAPALRYAAAAPAVAYSAVHPGYAAYGPANIVIGPNGVPLDTPEVAAGKVADAVAHLEAKARNGLIL